A portion of the Desmodus rotundus isolate HL8 chromosome 8, HLdesRot8A.1, whole genome shotgun sequence genome contains these proteins:
- the CLXN gene encoding calaxin isoform X3, with protein MNRKKLQKLTDTLTKNCKHFNKFEVKCLINLFYKLMGDVTKRQGVVTGLDRNAFRNILHVTFGMTDDMIMDRDCFEVFDLNGDGFISKEEMFHMLKNSLLKQPSEEDPDEGIKDLVEITLKKMDHDHDGKLSFSDYEQAVREETLLLEAFGPCLPDPKSQMEFEAHVFKEPNEFNDI; from the exons ATGAACCGCAAGAAGCTGCAGAAGTTGACGGACACCTTAACTAAAAACTGCAAGCATT ttaaTAAATTTGAAGTGAAATGTCTTATAAATCTTTTTTATAAATTGATGGGAGATGTAACAAAGCGGCAAGGTGTGGTCACTGGACTGGACCGCAATGCCTTTCGAAACATCTTGCACGTGACATTTGGAATGACAGATGACATGATTATGGACAGAG attgctttGAAGTGTTTGATTTGAATGGTGATGGATTCATTTCAAAGGAGGAAATGTTCCATATGTTGAAGAACAGCCTTCTCAAACAGCCGTCTGAAGAAGACCCTGATGAAGGAATTAAAGATTTGGTGGAAATAACACTTAAGAAAATG GATCATGACCATGACGGGAAATTGTCCTTCTCAGACTATGAACAAGCTGTGAGAGAAGAGACTCTTCTGCTGGAAGCTTTTGGACCATGCCTACCTGACCCAAAG AGCCAGATGGAATTTGAAGCCCATGTATTCAAAGAGCCAAATGAATTCAATGACATATGA
- the CLXN gene encoding calaxin isoform X2, which translates to MGDVTKRQGVVTGLDRNAFRNILHVTFGMTDDMIMDRVFRGFDKDNDGSISVSEWVYGLSLFLRGTLEEKMKYCFEVFDLNGDGFISKEEMFHMLKNSLLKQPSEEDPDEGIKDLVEITLKKMDHDHDGKLSFSDYEQAVREETLLLEAFGPCLPDPKSQMEFEAHVFKEPNEFNDI; encoded by the exons ATGGGAGATGTAACAAAGCGGCAAGGTGTGGTCACTGGACTGGACCGCAATGCCTTTCGAAACATCTTGCACGTGACATTTGGAATGACAGATGACATGATTATGGACAGAG tatttCGAGGTTTTGATAAAGACAACGATGGTAGTATAAGCGTATCAGAGTGGGTTTATGGATTATCACTGTTTCTTCGAGGaactttggaagaaaaaatgaaat attgctttGAAGTGTTTGATTTGAATGGTGATGGATTCATTTCAAAGGAGGAAATGTTCCATATGTTGAAGAACAGCCTTCTCAAACAGCCGTCTGAAGAAGACCCTGATGAAGGAATTAAAGATTTGGTGGAAATAACACTTAAGAAAATG GATCATGACCATGACGGGAAATTGTCCTTCTCAGACTATGAACAAGCTGTGAGAGAAGAGACTCTTCTGCTGGAAGCTTTTGGACCATGCCTACCTGACCCAAAG AGCCAGATGGAATTTGAAGCCCATGTATTCAAAGAGCCAAATGAATTCAATGACATATGA
- the CLXN gene encoding calaxin isoform X1, with protein sequence MNRKKLQKLTDTLTKNCKHFNKFEVKCLINLFYKLMGDVTKRQGVVTGLDRNAFRNILHVTFGMTDDMIMDRVFRGFDKDNDGSISVSEWVYGLSLFLRGTLEEKMKYCFEVFDLNGDGFISKEEMFHMLKNSLLKQPSEEDPDEGIKDLVEITLKKMDHDHDGKLSFSDYEQAVREETLLLEAFGPCLPDPKSQMEFEAHVFKEPNEFNDI encoded by the exons ATGAACCGCAAGAAGCTGCAGAAGTTGACGGACACCTTAACTAAAAACTGCAAGCATT ttaaTAAATTTGAAGTGAAATGTCTTATAAATCTTTTTTATAAATTGATGGGAGATGTAACAAAGCGGCAAGGTGTGGTCACTGGACTGGACCGCAATGCCTTTCGAAACATCTTGCACGTGACATTTGGAATGACAGATGACATGATTATGGACAGAG tatttCGAGGTTTTGATAAAGACAACGATGGTAGTATAAGCGTATCAGAGTGGGTTTATGGATTATCACTGTTTCTTCGAGGaactttggaagaaaaaatgaaat attgctttGAAGTGTTTGATTTGAATGGTGATGGATTCATTTCAAAGGAGGAAATGTTCCATATGTTGAAGAACAGCCTTCTCAAACAGCCGTCTGAAGAAGACCCTGATGAAGGAATTAAAGATTTGGTGGAAATAACACTTAAGAAAATG GATCATGACCATGACGGGAAATTGTCCTTCTCAGACTATGAACAAGCTGTGAGAGAAGAGACTCTTCTGCTGGAAGCTTTTGGACCATGCCTACCTGACCCAAAG AGCCAGATGGAATTTGAAGCCCATGTATTCAAAGAGCCAAATGAATTCAATGACATATGA